In one window of Mytilus galloprovincialis chromosome 6, xbMytGall1.hap1.1, whole genome shotgun sequence DNA:
- the LOC143078880 gene encoding putative G-protein coupled receptor 139: MLPEDFIKFKKMAGCLNRSLGNMTTEPPPDLSPQAVLERQIHFYFMEVGVPVVCAFGLVGNLLNLLVLTKEKIHRSLTKMEKSAHLGLIGLAVSDFMFCLLALLFTLMPSQSNYTEQNAILYYEWLGSSLITVFIITSTWLIVVMAGERYLAVCHPFKARKIISLKKTKITIFLVYMLCMIFSIPLFFENILKKTKCVDNTVLYEITARKEYGRDMIALRRMIWALLFDFIPCAALLYFNACLIYKIHRAKKLRKQMVNGHDGNRCRFNSTTTSVTTPTSDPDLYSTVSSKTRSRLIKPKRKQSDNALNSVTATLVAVVVLFLILVSPSEVLKFIYTKVTNETHGKNYTLLMIKHVTNFMQALNFSVNFVLYCAVNKSFRKTLKNLFCFCDHHSTHYHRSHNDVKLGNMVPLFKNNVS; encoded by the coding sequence aAAATGGCTGGCTGCCTTAACAGAAGTCTAGGGAATATGACAACAGAACCACCACCAGATTTGTCCCCGCAGGCCGTTTTAGAAAGACAAATACATTTCTATTTTATGGAGGTTGGAGTGCCAGTTGTCTGTGCATTTGGATTAGTCGGAAATTTACTTAATCTTCTTGTACTAACAAAGGAGAAAATTCATAGATCTCTTACTAAAATGGAAAAGTCAGCACATCTAGGACTGATTGGATTAGCAGTGTCTGATTTTATGTTCTGCCTTCTAGCCTTGTTATTCACATTAATGCCTAGTCAATCAAATTACACCGAACAAAACGCAATCCTCTATTATGAGTGGTTGGGATCTAGTCTTATTACAGTCTTCATCATCACAAGCACGTGGCTAATTGTAGTTATGGCCGGAGAGAGATATTTAGCAGTGTGTCATCCATTcaaagctagaaaaataatatcattaaagaagacaaaaattacaattttccttgtatatatgttgtgtatgATATTTTCCATACCTCTTTTCTTCGAAAATATCCTTAAAAAGACAAAATGTGTAGATAATACTGTTCTGTACGAGATAACAGCTCGAAAGGAATATGGGCGTGATATGATAGCTTTACGTAGAATGATCTGGGCTTTACTTTTCGATTTCATTCCATGTGCGGCTTTGTTATATTTCAATGCTTGTCTGATCTACAAAATACACAGAGCAAAGAAATTAAGGAAGCAAATGGTAAATGGACACGACGGAAATAGGTGTCGCTTTAATAGCACTACCACTTCCGTTACAACTCCAACAAGCGATCCAGATCTGTACTCAACAGTTTCATCGAAAACACGAAGTCGTCTTATTAAACCAAAACGAAAACAGTCTGATAACGCATTGAACAGTGTCACTGCTACGCTGGTAGCCGTTGTTGTGTTGTTCCTTATACTTGTTTCACCATCAGAAGTACTGAAATTCATATATACGAAAGTCACAAATGAAACACACGGTAAGAACTACACACTGTTAATGATAAAACATGTGACAAATTTCATGCAGGCATTGAACTTTTCTGTTAACTTTGTGTTATATTGTGCTGTAAATAAGTCTTTTAGAAAAACACTGAAAAACCTTTTCTGTTTCTGCGACCATCACAGCACACATTATCACAGATCTCACAACGATGTCAAGTTAGGGAACATGGTTCCTTTGTTTAAAAACAATGTGTCGTAA